From one Liolophura sinensis isolate JHLJ2023 chromosome 10, CUHK_Ljap_v2, whole genome shotgun sequence genomic stretch:
- the LOC135477065 gene encoding uncharacterized protein LOC135477065, with amino-acid sequence MMDILYLLTAPILLCILQALSFVSGLEGECEVDVCDVNDPGFLCDTGSVIMIHTVMCRTRGRNCDMVAYREVTRLCSGRQYCLSADMWLISGKYCERNDRRAFLSIAIVSYMCVSAHAVESNCSQRGFRVSRDQRYLSSPGYPALVTGNSMCSWKLYPPHGYKVDIYVREYLHRDDTGQQYLRIKELAKNGQSLQLDSTAKRELTSTLSGEVELLLVTDGSTKGHRMWVEYRYVPEESLEHLRPFPVPNKTECGSVLLNKTSFPGLRPPAWIWIINHSNILPYSFQTLINTNNII; translated from the exons ATGATGGACATACTTTACCTTTTGACAGCACCCATCTTGCTCTGCATTCTTCAGGCACTGTCCTTTGTCTCAG GTCTAGAAGGAGAATGCGAGGTAGACGTCTGCGACGTCAACGATCCCGGCTTCCTGTGCGACACCGGAAGTGTCATCATGATCCACACTGTGATGTGTCGAACAAGGGGACGTAATTGCGACATGGTGGCCTATCGGGAGGTGACGCGTCTGTGCTCCGGACGACAGTACTGTCTCAGCGCCGATATGTGGCTGATATCAGGAAAATACTGTGAGCGGAATGACAGGCGGGCCTTTCTGTCAATAGCCattgtcagctacatgtgtgtCTCAG CGCATGCCGTGGAATCGAACTGCAGTCAGCGTGGTTTCCGAGTATCACGTGATCAGAGGTATCTGTCCAGTCCAGGCTACCCCGCCTTGGTGACGGGTAACTCCATGTGTTCCTGGAAACTCTACCCGCCTCACGGTTATAAGGTAGACATATATGTCAGGGAATACCTGCACCGTGACGACACCGGTCAGCAATATCTCAGGATAAAAGAGTTGGCGAAAAACGGCCAAAGTCTTCAGCTTGACTCGACAGCAAAACGTGAACTTACGTCAACGCTCAGCGGAGAGGTGGAGCTGTTACTCGTCACGGATGGCTCTACCAAAGGTCACAGAATGTGGGTGGAATACCGAT acgTGCCGGAAGAATCTTTGGAACATCTCCGTCCTTTTCCAGTTCCAAATAAAACAGAGTGTGGCTCTGTTCTTCTTAATAAAACCAGTTTTCCAG GCCTCCGCCCCCCGGCCTGGATTTGGATCATCAACCATTCCAACATCCTCCCCTACTCTTTCCAAACCCTCATCAACACTAACAACATTATATGA